Proteins encoded within one genomic window of Thunnus albacares chromosome 13, fThuAlb1.1, whole genome shotgun sequence:
- the zgc:153704 gene encoding lipocalin-like isoform X1 — protein sequence MTLLLTVLGALLCSLTVSSEVTPQRDFNLQGMAGKWYLIGFATNAQWFVSRKGSMKMGTAMLTPTADGDLDISYSSLSSDGSCWRMNNLAKKTDMPGKFTYTSERWGNENDMRMVEIKYDEYALTHTIKTKGGDPTVVNKLYGRGVDLSAELLEKFRQFSLETGILPENIAILPKNAECPAA from the exons ATGACTTTACTGCTGACAGTGCTGGGAGCCTTGCTCTGCTCCTTGACGGTTTCTTCTGAAGTAACACCCCAAAGAGACTTCAATTTACAAGGG atGGCAGGGAAGTGGTACCTGATTGGATTTGCCACTAACGCCCAGTGGTTTGTCAGCCGCAAAGGCAGCATGAAAATGGGCACAGCCATGCTCACCCCAACTGCAGACGGGGACTTGGACATATCGTATTCCAGTCTCAG cTCTGACGGCTCTTGTTGGAGAATGAACAACCTGGCCAAGAAGACCGATATGCCCGGAAAGTTCACATACACAAGTGAGC GCTGGGGGAATGAGAATGACATGCGCATGGTCGAAATCAAGTACGACGAGTACGCCCTGACTCACACCATCAAGACCAAGGGGGGTGATCCTACCGTTGTCAACAAACTTTACG GCAGAGGAGTGGACCTCAGCGCtgagctgctggagaagttCAGGCAGTTCTCCTTGGAGACTGGCATCCTGCCAGAAAATATTGCTATACTTCCCAAAAATG CTGAGTGCCCTGCAGCCTAA
- the zgc:153704 gene encoding lipocalin-like isoform X2, with translation MTLLLTVLGALLCSLTVSSEVTPQRDFNLQGMAGKWYLIGFATNAQWFVSRKGSMKMGTAMLTPTADGDLDISYSSLSSDGSCWRMNNLAKKTDMPGKFTYTSWGNENDMRMVEIKYDEYALTHTIKTKGGDPTVVNKLYGRGVDLSAELLEKFRQFSLETGILPENIAILPKNAECPAA, from the exons ATGACTTTACTGCTGACAGTGCTGGGAGCCTTGCTCTGCTCCTTGACGGTTTCTTCTGAAGTAACACCCCAAAGAGACTTCAATTTACAAGGG atGGCAGGGAAGTGGTACCTGATTGGATTTGCCACTAACGCCCAGTGGTTTGTCAGCCGCAAAGGCAGCATGAAAATGGGCACAGCCATGCTCACCCCAACTGCAGACGGGGACTTGGACATATCGTATTCCAGTCTCAG cTCTGACGGCTCTTGTTGGAGAATGAACAACCTGGCCAAGAAGACCGATATGCCCGGAAAGTTCACATACACAA GCTGGGGGAATGAGAATGACATGCGCATGGTCGAAATCAAGTACGACGAGTACGCCCTGACTCACACCATCAAGACCAAGGGGGGTGATCCTACCGTTGTCAACAAACTTTACG GCAGAGGAGTGGACCTCAGCGCtgagctgctggagaagttCAGGCAGTTCTCCTTGGAGACTGGCATCCTGCCAGAAAATATTGCTATACTTCCCAAAAATG CTGAGTGCCCTGCAGCCTAA